One window of Equus asinus isolate D_3611 breed Donkey chromosome 7, EquAss-T2T_v2, whole genome shotgun sequence genomic DNA carries:
- the LOC106827948 gene encoding acyl-coenzyme A thioesterase 1 isoform X3 yields MAATVTVEPAGRCLWDEPVRIAVRGLAPGQPVTLRASLRDEKGALFRAHARYRADATGQLDLERAPALGGSFAGLEPMGLLWALEPEKPLLRLVKRDVQTPFAVQLEVLDGHEPEAGRLLGRAVHERAFLGPGVRREPVRAGRVRATLFLPPEPGPFPGIVDVFGAGGGLLEYRASLLAGKGFAVMALAYYNYDDLPKSMESLHLEYFEEAVNCLLSHPQVRMTTTGRVNSMPVRPLNAYRRMALYHLTSSQKMGEDAPRRYFEERERPHARNFYYTILV; encoded by the exons ATGGCGGCGACGGTGACCGTGGAGCCCGCGGGCCGCTGCCTCTGGGACGAGCCCGTGCGCATCGCCGTGCGCGGCCTGGCCCCGGGGCAGCCGGTCACGCTGCGCGCGTCCCTGCGCGACGAGAAGGGCGCGCTCTTCCGGGCCCACGCGCGCTACCGCGCCGACGCCACGGGCCAGCTGGACCTGGAGCGCGCGCCCGCGCTGGGCGGCAGCTTCGCGGGGCTCGAGCCCATGGGGCTCCTCTGGGCCCTGGAGCCCGAGAAGCCCCTGCTGCGGCTGGTGAAGCGGGACGTGCAGACGCCGTTCGCCGTGCAGCTGGAGGTGCTCGACGGCCACGAGCCCGAGGCCGGGCGGCTGCTGGGCCGGGCGGTGCACGAGCGCGCCTTCCTGGGGCCCGGGGTGCGGCGGGAGCCGGTGCGCGCGGGCCGGGTGCGCGCCACGCTCTTCCTGCCGCCAG AACCTGGCCCCTTTCCTGGGATTGTGGACGTTTTTGGAGCTGGAGGTGGCCTTCTGGAATATCGAGCTAGTCTGCTGGCTGGGAAGGGTTTTGCTGTGATGGCTCTGGCCTATTACAACTATGACGACCTCCCCAAGAGCATGGAGAGCCTCCACCTGGAGTACTTTGAGGAAGCTGTGAACTGCCTGCTTAGTCACCCTCAG GTCAGGATGACCACAACTGGAAGAGTGAATTCTATGCCAGTGAGGCCTCTAAACGCTTACAGGCGCATG GCATTGTaccatctcacatcatcacagaAGATGGGTGAGGACGCTCCAAGAAGAtattttgaagagagagagagaccacatgcACGTAACTTTTATTACACTATCTTGGTGTGA
- the LOC106827948 gene encoding acyl-coenzyme A thioesterase 1 isoform X2 gives MAATVTVEPAGRCLWDEPVRIAVRGLAPGQPVTLRASLRDEKGALFRAHARYRADATGQLDLERAPALGGSFAGLEPMGLLWALEPEKPLLRLVKRDVQTPFAVQLEVLDGHEPEAGRLLGRAVHERAFLGPGVRREPVRAGRVRATLFLPPEPGPFPGIVDVFGAGGGLLEYRASLLAGKGFAVMALAYYNYDDLPKSMESLHLEYFEEAVNCLLSHPQVKGPGVGLLGISKGGDLCLSMASFLKGITAAVIINGSVANVGGVLHYKGETLPPVGVDPTRLKVTSEGFADILDVLNSPLEGPDQKSFIPVERAESAFLFLVGQDDHNWKSEFYASEASKRLQAHGIVPSHIITEDG, from the exons ATGGCGGCGACGGTGACCGTGGAGCCCGCGGGCCGCTGCCTCTGGGACGAGCCCGTGCGCATCGCCGTGCGCGGCCTGGCCCCGGGGCAGCCGGTCACGCTGCGCGCGTCCCTGCGCGACGAGAAGGGCGCGCTCTTCCGGGCCCACGCGCGCTACCGCGCCGACGCCACGGGCCAGCTGGACCTGGAGCGCGCGCCCGCGCTGGGCGGCAGCTTCGCGGGGCTCGAGCCCATGGGGCTCCTCTGGGCCCTGGAGCCCGAGAAGCCCCTGCTGCGGCTGGTGAAGCGGGACGTGCAGACGCCGTTCGCCGTGCAGCTGGAGGTGCTCGACGGCCACGAGCCCGAGGCCGGGCGGCTGCTGGGCCGGGCGGTGCACGAGCGCGCCTTCCTGGGGCCCGGGGTGCGGCGGGAGCCGGTGCGCGCGGGCCGGGTGCGCGCCACGCTCTTCCTGCCGCCAG AACCTGGCCCCTTTCCTGGGATTGTGGACGTTTTTGGAGCTGGAGGTGGCCTTCTGGAATATCGAGCTAGTCTGCTGGCTGGGAAGGGTTTTGCTGTGATGGCTCTGGCCTATTACAACTATGACGACCTCCCCAAGAGCATGGAGAGCCTCCACCTGGAGTACTTTGAGGAAGCTGTGAACTGCCTGCTTAGTCACCCTCAG GTAAAGGGTCCAGGAGTTGGGCTGCTTGGCATTTCCAAGGGGGGCGATCTCTGCCTCTCCATGGCTTCATTCCTGAAGGGCATCACTGCCGCCGTCATAATCAATGGCTCTGTGGCCAATGTTGGAGGGGTCTTGCACTACAAGGGGGAGACTCTGCCCCCTGTAGGCGTCGACCCAACGCGACTCAAAGTGACCAGTGAGGGCTTTGCAGACATTTTGGATGTCCTCAACAGCCCTTTGGAAGGACCCGACCAGAAGAGCTTCATTCCTGTGGAAAGGGCTGAGAGTGCCTTCCTGTTCCTTGTAGGTCAGGATGACCACAACTGGAAGAGTGAATTCTATGCCAGTGAGGCCTCTAAACGCTTACAGGCGCATG GCATTGTaccatctcacatcatcacagaAGATGGGTGA
- the LOC106827948 gene encoding acyl-coenzyme A thioesterase 1 isoform X1: MAATVTVEPAGRCLWDEPVRIAVRGLAPGQPVTLRASLRDEKGALFRAHARYRADATGQLDLERAPALGGSFAGLEPMGLLWALEPEKPLLRLVKRDVQTPFAVQLEVLDGHEPEAGRLLGRAVHERAFLGPGVRREPVRAGRVRATLFLPPEPGPFPGIVDVFGAGGGLLEYRASLLAGKGFAVMALAYYNYDDLPKSMESLHLEYFEEAVNCLLSHPQVKGPGVGLLGISKGGDLCLSMASFLKGITAAVIINGSVANVGGVLHYKGETLPPVGVDPTRLKVTSEGFADILDVLNSPLEGPDQKSFIPVERAESAFLFLVGQDDHNWKSEFYASEASKRLQAHGKERPQIICYPGAGHYIEPPYFPMCPASMHTLVGRPVIWGGEPRAHAMAQVDAWKQLQAFFHKHLGGKELG; encoded by the exons ATGGCGGCGACGGTGACCGTGGAGCCCGCGGGCCGCTGCCTCTGGGACGAGCCCGTGCGCATCGCCGTGCGCGGCCTGGCCCCGGGGCAGCCGGTCACGCTGCGCGCGTCCCTGCGCGACGAGAAGGGCGCGCTCTTCCGGGCCCACGCGCGCTACCGCGCCGACGCCACGGGCCAGCTGGACCTGGAGCGCGCGCCCGCGCTGGGCGGCAGCTTCGCGGGGCTCGAGCCCATGGGGCTCCTCTGGGCCCTGGAGCCCGAGAAGCCCCTGCTGCGGCTGGTGAAGCGGGACGTGCAGACGCCGTTCGCCGTGCAGCTGGAGGTGCTCGACGGCCACGAGCCCGAGGCCGGGCGGCTGCTGGGCCGGGCGGTGCACGAGCGCGCCTTCCTGGGGCCCGGGGTGCGGCGGGAGCCGGTGCGCGCGGGCCGGGTGCGCGCCACGCTCTTCCTGCCGCCAG AACCTGGCCCCTTTCCTGGGATTGTGGACGTTTTTGGAGCTGGAGGTGGCCTTCTGGAATATCGAGCTAGTCTGCTGGCTGGGAAGGGTTTTGCTGTGATGGCTCTGGCCTATTACAACTATGACGACCTCCCCAAGAGCATGGAGAGCCTCCACCTGGAGTACTTTGAGGAAGCTGTGAACTGCCTGCTTAGTCACCCTCAG GTAAAGGGTCCAGGAGTTGGGCTGCTTGGCATTTCCAAGGGGGGCGATCTCTGCCTCTCCATGGCTTCATTCCTGAAGGGCATCACTGCCGCCGTCATAATCAATGGCTCTGTGGCCAATGTTGGAGGGGTCTTGCACTACAAGGGGGAGACTCTGCCCCCTGTAGGCGTCGACCCAACGCGACTCAAAGTGACCAGTGAGGGCTTTGCAGACATTTTGGATGTCCTCAACAGCCCTTTGGAAGGACCCGACCAGAAGAGCTTCATTCCTGTGGAAAGGGCTGAGAGTGCCTTCCTGTTCCTTGTAGGTCAGGATGACCACAACTGGAAGAGTGAATTCTATGCCAGTGAGGCCTCTAAACGCTTACAGGCGCATGGTAAGGAGAGGCCCCAGATCATCTGTTACCCAGGGGCGGGGCACTACATAGAGCCTCCTTACTTCCCCATGTGCCCGGCTTCCATGCACACCTTGGTGGGCCGTCCTGTCATTTGGGGAGGGGAGCCCAGGGCTCATGCCATGGCCCAGGTGGATGCGTGGAAGCAGCTGCAGGCTTTCTTCCACAAACACTTGGGTGGCAAAGAGTTAGGGTGA